In a genomic window of Gloeocapsopsis dulcis:
- a CDS encoding 2-oxoisovalerate dehydrogenase E1 subunit beta, with the protein MTEIVFLVEDDIEGGYTARALGESIFTQASDLKTLREMVRDAVHCHFPDEQSRSKVINLFACNIKGTRGDRR; encoded by the coding sequence ATGACTGAAATTGTGTTTCTAGTTGAAGATGATATTGAAGGTGGCTATACGGCTAGAGCATTAGGTGAGTCAATATTCACTCAAGCGTCGGACTTGAAAACCTTACGGGAGATGGTACGCGATGCAGTTCATTGCCATTTTCCTGATGAGCAAAGTCGTTCTAAAGTTATTAATTTATTCGCTTGTAATATCAAAGGTACACGCGGCGATCGCCGATAA
- a CDS encoding DUF29 family protein: MEELLELKELLVHKDFEGAYALVEDLEEMGKKGVARNIRSYAKVLLFHLIKQQVEQRTTKTWDISIRNSIREIKDLNTRPSSKGTYLNNEELYEVIAGAADSAIDQASIEAAEGIYDTRQIEQRIDRNELIKCAIALVHG, encoded by the coding sequence ATGGAAGAATTACTAGAACTCAAAGAACTTCTTGTTCATAAAGATTTTGAAGGTGCTTATGCTTTGGTTGAAGACTTAGAAGAAATGGGAAAAAAAGGCGTTGCTCGAAACATTCGCTCTTATGCTAAAGTATTACTTTTTCACCTTATCAAACAACAAGTTGAGCAGCGTACTACCAAGACTTGGGATATATCGATTCGCAACAGTATCAGGGAAATTAAAGACCTTAATACTCGTCCGTCAAGCAAAGGAACGTACCTCAACAACGAAGAATTGTATGAAGTGATTGCGGGTGCAGCAGATAGTGCAATTGATCAAGCCTCAATTGAAGCCGCAGAAGGTATATACGATACGCGACAAATTGAGCAGAGGATAGATCGAAACGAACTTATTAAATGCGCGATCGCGCTGGTTCACGGGTAG
- a CDS encoding type II toxin-antitoxin system HicB family antitoxin, whose amino-acid sequence MKWRVVLEPDSETGDWAIWCPELPGCVSAGDTEEEAIENIQEAIELYLEPTPIQLAPGAIIREVSIG is encoded by the coding sequence ATGAAATGGCGTGTGGTGCTTGAACCCGATTCAGAAACTGGAGATTGGGCAATTTGGTGTCCAGAGTTACCAGGCTGTGTGTCTGCGGGAGACACGGAAGAAGAAGCTATAGAAAATATTCAGGAGGCAATTGAACTCTACCTTGAACCTACTCCTATTCAATTAGCTCCTGGAGCAATTATTCGAGAGGTTAGTATTGGATGA
- a CDS encoding NAD(P)H-dependent glycerol-3-phosphate dehydrogenase, producing MIRSEFDSPTDNGGIQPKLVAVLGAGAWGSTLANLATATGHTVSLWSRHLDRSLAETVEGADIIVSAISMKGVRSVVEQIQSLSFAPETIFLTATKGLEPMTTLTPAQIWQAAFPHHPIVVLCGPNLSKEVQQGLPAATVVASTNITAAEVVQTVFSSHRFRVYTNSDPIGVELGGTIKNVIAIAAGVCDGLHLGTNAKAALVTRGLTEIIRIGVAWGAKIETFYGLSGLGDLLATCNSPLSRNYQVGYQLAQGKTLAEILEHLEGTAEGVNTTQVLIAKAHQQHISVPITTQVYRLLQAEITPRQALEELMLRDIKPEYNF from the coding sequence GTGATTAGGAGTGAATTTGATTCTCCTACAGACAACGGGGGAATTCAACCAAAATTAGTTGCAGTTTTGGGTGCTGGTGCTTGGGGTTCAACTTTGGCAAACCTGGCAACCGCAACGGGTCATACTGTAAGTCTATGGTCGCGTCATCTTGACCGTAGTTTAGCAGAAACCGTTGAAGGTGCAGATATTATCGTTTCGGCAATTTCGATGAAAGGCGTGCGATCGGTTGTCGAACAAATTCAATCTTTGTCGTTTGCACCAGAAACAATTTTTCTGACAGCGACTAAAGGGTTAGAACCAATGACAACGTTAACTCCAGCACAGATTTGGCAAGCTGCATTTCCACACCATCCAATTGTCGTTCTTTGCGGTCCCAATTTATCAAAAGAAGTTCAGCAAGGTTTACCCGCTGCAACAGTTGTCGCAAGTACGAATATTACAGCAGCAGAAGTGGTGCAAACGGTGTTTTCTTCGCATCGGTTTCGCGTTTACACTAATTCTGATCCAATTGGAGTAGAACTCGGCGGGACGATCAAAAATGTGATTGCGATCGCCGCTGGTGTCTGCGACGGTTTACATTTGGGAACGAACGCCAAAGCCGCACTTGTGACGCGGGGACTTACCGAAATTATTCGTATTGGTGTTGCTTGGGGAGCAAAAATTGAGACTTTTTACGGTTTATCAGGATTAGGAGATTTGCTGGCAACGTGCAATAGTCCCTTAAGTCGTAACTATCAAGTTGGTTATCAGCTAGCGCAGGGTAAAACTTTAGCAGAAATTCTCGAACATCTTGAGGGAACAGCCGAGGGAGTTAATACGACGCAAGTTTTAATTGCAAAAGCACATCAGCAGCATATTTCTGTACCAATTACAACTCAAGTTTACAGATTATTACAAGCAGAAATTACACCACGACAAGCATTAGAAGAATTAATGTTACGCGATATCAAGCCAGAGTATAATTTTTGA
- a CDS encoding IS630 family transposase: MARVSRVLPHLSQSEIEEKICTTSNFKRQQKWRIVYNALVDPRPAAEIAKHVGTTVRMVHRVVSEYNRNGASAIETPGSGGRRRSYLSLEEEQTLLNQLTPEAKVGRLTTRIRVKQALERQVGHKVHKSTVYRLLQRHQWGKRKPRPAHPKADTDEQESFKTTFEQQVQSLVEQRDPADTRPVLVMAADEGRFGRTGELSACWCPPGFRPTIARQQVRQYVYAFVAVAPVLGMLSCLVLPYANTVTMTLFLQQVSFEFADYFIILQVDRAAWHRAKHLQVPHNNRLLPQPAYAPEVMPVEHVWDDIREKHFDNRIFKLLDMVEDTLCDALKELIDAPERLRSMTFFPHMIVTT; the protein is encoded by the coding sequence ATGGCACGTGTTAGTCGTGTTCTCCCGCATCTATCCCAATCGGAAATTGAAGAAAAAATTTGCACCACCAGCAACTTCAAACGACAGCAAAAGTGGCGGATTGTCTACAATGCCCTAGTTGACCCTAGACCCGCCGCCGAGATTGCTAAACACGTCGGTACTACTGTCCGCATGGTGCATCGCGTTGTCAGTGAGTACAACCGCAACGGCGCAAGCGCGATTGAAACTCCTGGTTCAGGTGGCAGACGGCGCAGTTACTTAAGCTTAGAGGAGGAGCAAACGCTGCTGAACCAACTCACCCCGGAGGCAAAAGTGGGGAGACTTACGACTCGAATCAGGGTTAAGCAAGCCTTAGAGCGACAAGTGGGACACAAGGTTCATAAAAGCACGGTCTACCGACTGCTGCAACGGCATCAGTGGGGTAAGCGTAAACCTCGACCAGCGCATCCCAAAGCTGACACCGATGAGCAAGAGAGCTTCAAAACCACCTTTGAGCAGCAAGTACAATCATTAGTTGAGCAACGAGACCCCGCTGATACTCGCCCTGTCTTAGTTATGGCGGCTGATGAAGGACGCTTTGGTCGCACAGGTGAACTGAGTGCATGTTGGTGTCCACCAGGATTTCGCCCTACCATTGCTCGTCAACAGGTCAGGCAATACGTCTATGCCTTTGTCGCTGTTGCTCCCGTATTGGGTATGCTCAGTTGTCTGGTTCTACCCTACGCCAACACAGTGACAATGACTTTGTTTTTGCAACAGGTGTCGTTCGAGTTTGCCGACTACTTCATCATTTTGCAAGTAGATCGTGCCGCTTGGCATCGAGCGAAGCACTTGCAGGTGCCACACAACAATCGACTGTTGCCGCAACCGGCTTATGCTCCTGAAGTGATGCCAGTTGAGCACGTATGGGATGACATTCGCGAGAAGCATTTTGACAATCGTATATTCAAGTTGCTGGACATGGTGGAGGACACGTTGTGTGATGCCTTGAAGGAACTGATTGATGCTCCTGAGCGATTACGGTCAATGACGTTTTTCCCACATATGATAGTTACCACTTAG
- a CDS encoding fasciclin domain-containing protein codes for MADIVDIAVSAGSFNTLVAAVQAAGLVDTLKSPSPFTVFAPNDDAFAKLPPGTVQTLVQNIPQLTRILTFHVVPGKLMKADLAKVDSVTSVEGSPIKIDCSDGFEVKNATVIAPDIEADNGVIHVIDTVILMG; via the coding sequence ATGGCGGACATTGTTGATATTGCGGTGAGTGCGGGTTCATTTAATACCTTAGTGGCAGCGGTACAAGCAGCTGGTTTAGTAGATACGCTTAAAAGTCCTAGTCCTTTTACAGTTTTTGCACCGAATGATGATGCGTTTGCGAAACTTCCACCTGGTACTGTGCAAACGCTGGTGCAGAATATTCCTCAACTTACAAGGATTCTGACATTTCACGTTGTTCCTGGTAAGCTCATGAAGGCTGATTTAGCGAAAGTTGATTCTGTGACTTCAGTTGAAGGTTCACCCATTAAGATTGATTGTTCTGATGGGTTTGAGGTGAAGAATGCTACTGTAATAGCGCCCGACATTGAAGCCGATAATGGTGTCATTCACGTAATTGATACAGTTATTCTTATGGGATAG
- the lipA gene encoding lipoyl synthase — protein sequence MTVKPDWLRVKAPQWERVGSVKEILRDLALNTVCEEASCPNIGECFNAGTATFLIMGPACTRACPYCDIDFEKKPKALDFTEPARLAEAVRRMRLNHVVITSVNRDDLPDGGASQFVRCITAIRGVSPQTTIEVLIPDLCGNWDALEIILQAQPEVLNHNTETVSRLYRRVRPQGNYDRTLELLKRSRDLAPWVYTKSGLMVGLGETDVEVRAVMADLRAVDCDILTLGQYLQPSQKHLNVAQFVTPEQFDAWKQFGEELGFLQVVSSPLTRSSYHAEQVRELMQRYPRSRF from the coding sequence GTGACTGTTAAGCCAGATTGGTTGCGAGTCAAAGCGCCTCAATGGGAGCGTGTTGGCAGCGTTAAAGAAATTTTACGAGATTTAGCACTCAATACGGTGTGCGAAGAAGCATCTTGCCCGAATATTGGCGAGTGTTTCAACGCAGGTACTGCAACATTTTTAATTATGGGACCAGCGTGTACCCGTGCGTGTCCGTATTGCGATATAGATTTTGAGAAAAAACCCAAAGCCCTCGATTTTACCGAACCGGCAAGACTTGCGGAAGCAGTACGCCGAATGCGACTTAATCATGTTGTGATTACCTCGGTGAATCGGGATGATTTGCCCGATGGTGGGGCGTCGCAGTTTGTGCGGTGTATTACTGCAATTCGGGGAGTATCGCCACAGACAACGATTGAAGTGCTGATTCCGGATTTGTGTGGCAACTGGGATGCGTTGGAAATTATTCTGCAAGCACAACCAGAGGTACTTAATCATAATACCGAAACGGTGTCTCGACTTTATCGCCGAGTCCGCCCGCAAGGAAATTACGATCGCACTTTAGAATTACTCAAGCGTTCTCGCGATTTAGCTCCTTGGGTTTATACTAAATCAGGCTTGATGGTTGGACTTGGAGAAACTGATGTAGAAGTTCGTGCTGTGATGGCAGATCTCCGCGCGGTTGATTGCGATATTCTGACACTGGGACAATACTTACAACCAAGTCAAAAACATCTGAACGTCGCTCAATTTGTCACGCCAGAACAGTTTGATGCTTGGAAACAGTTTGGTGAGGAATTAGGTTTTCTGCAAGTCGTATCTTCCCCATTAACACGCAGTTCTTATCATGCAGAACAGGTAAGAGAATTGATGCAACGTTATCCACGCAGTCGATTTTAG
- a CDS encoding CO2 hydration protein: protein MTATIQPPTAKLPPSQHEFAEVIHRLEAGGAMLPDTPENLMQIIGIYKAYAVPMDFYWRDLLYIAERVFLDPFPFFKYFIPKEYLELHNHYAGDDADLRIWQKGEATAHPELLEFMEKGETFKMPKLLHHWFHDRINMEFAEECMRSMLWHRGMYAPYNKFDSYLDSEEYKANADKAIKAYFKGNPLMLGMYKLFPDMFLEQCRQMSYYSNLGLFWEVMAPVFFEMSDRYDAGDFKTVPDAMNFLVNGIFAVAGRPIYHHVYIRGECYEIIPKSKGFTWLYEAALPYVEAVFYRTSPFRGTKSYNAQARQVPDDQKDFHYGILYADVFPVGTAGIPPTLLMQDMLHFLPQYLVDYYHQHCRGEEDMLIQLGITFQRSMYCVTSAVIQALRTALLYPLDDPNPKHLQANREFFEAQLNRFTRPEYGIRDAARLRDIQQQDYR, encoded by the coding sequence ATGACTGCAACTATCCAACCTCCAACCGCTAAATTACCACCATCACAACACGAATTTGCCGAGGTTATTCATCGCCTAGAAGCTGGTGGGGCAATGTTACCTGATACGCCAGAAAACTTGATGCAAATTATCGGCATCTATAAAGCTTATGCTGTACCAATGGATTTTTATTGGCGGGACTTGCTGTATATCGCTGAACGTGTATTTTTAGATCCTTTTCCCTTTTTTAAATACTTTATTCCCAAAGAGTATTTAGAATTGCACAATCACTATGCAGGTGACGATGCTGATTTACGGATTTGGCAAAAAGGTGAAGCCACAGCACATCCTGAACTACTAGAGTTTATGGAGAAGGGTGAAACCTTCAAAATGCCTAAACTGTTGCATCATTGGTTCCACGATCGCATCAATATGGAATTTGCCGAAGAGTGTATGCGATCCATGCTGTGGCATCGGGGAATGTATGCACCTTACAATAAGTTTGACTCGTACTTAGATAGCGAAGAGTACAAAGCGAACGCAGATAAAGCAATTAAAGCCTACTTTAAAGGCAATCCCTTGATGCTAGGGATGTATAAACTGTTTCCTGATATGTTTTTGGAACAGTGTCGTCAGATGTCGTATTACAGTAATCTGGGCTTGTTCTGGGAAGTCATGGCACCAGTCTTCTTTGAAATGAGCGATCGCTACGATGCTGGTGATTTTAAAACTGTACCAGATGCAATGAACTTCTTGGTAAACGGCATCTTTGCAGTAGCAGGACGTCCGATTTATCATCATGTCTACATTCGCGGTGAATGCTACGAAATCATTCCCAAATCAAAAGGTTTTACGTGGCTATACGAAGCTGCTTTACCGTATGTCGAAGCGGTTTTCTATCGCACATCACCATTCCGAGGAACAAAGTCATACAACGCCCAAGCAAGACAAGTCCCTGACGATCAAAAAGATTTTCACTACGGTATTCTCTACGCCGATGTCTTCCCTGTTGGTACTGCGGGTATTCCTCCCACATTGTTAATGCAAGATATGTTGCATTTTCTGCCGCAATATTTAGTTGATTACTATCACCAACACTGTCGCGGTGAAGAAGATATGCTGATTCAATTAGGTATCACTTTCCAACGTTCAATGTATTGTGTAACCTCCGCCGTTATTCAAGCATTGCGTACTGCATTGTTGTATCCTTTAGACGATCCAAATCCAAAGCATTTACAAGCAAATCGCGAGTTTTTTGAAGCTCAATTAAATCGCTTCACGCGCCCAGAATATGGTATTCGCGATGCTGCACGTTTACGAGATATTCAGCAGCAAGATTATCGATAA
- a CDS encoding NADH-quinone oxidoreductase subunit M, whose product MLSVLIWLPIFGAAIIAFLPKNIPTERIRLAALLITGFTLAWNIFLLLKFDITSPGMQFLENIPWNETLGLSYQLGTDGLSILMLVLNSLLTWIAIYSSAKQTERPRLFYSLILFVSGGVAGAFAAQNLLLFFLFYELELIPFYLLISIWGGEKRAYAAIKFLIYTAVSGALILAAFLGMVWLTGASSFAYDTLTTQNLSATLQVILLAGIILGFGIKIPLVPFHTWLPDAYVEASAPIAILLGGVLAKLGTYGILRFGMGLFPEAWATLAPTLAIWGAVSAIYGALAAIAQKDIKRMVAFSSIGHMGYILLAAAASTPLALVGAVSQMVSHGIILAFLFHLVGVVETKVGTRELDKLNGLMSPIRGLPIISALLVLGGMASAGIPGMTGFIAEFIVFQGSFSAFPIQTILCVVATGLTAVYFVILLNRTCFGKLDNNLAYYPKVFWSEKIPAFILAGLIIFLGVQPTWLVRWSEPTTTAMVATIPGSEKDVTPQIALK is encoded by the coding sequence ATGCTTAGTGTTTTAATTTGGCTGCCTATTTTCGGTGCAGCAATAATAGCATTTCTTCCCAAAAATATTCCAACAGAACGCATTCGACTTGCAGCATTACTCATTACAGGTTTCACGCTTGCGTGGAATATTTTTCTTCTACTCAAGTTTGACATTACTAGTCCAGGAATGCAGTTTTTAGAAAACATTCCCTGGAATGAAACTTTAGGCTTAAGTTATCAATTGGGAACCGATGGTTTATCAATCCTGATGTTAGTACTTAATAGTTTGCTAACCTGGATTGCAATATACAGTAGTGCCAAACAAACCGAACGTCCGCGACTTTTCTACTCACTCATTTTGTTTGTTAGCGGTGGGGTAGCAGGTGCATTCGCTGCACAAAATTTATTGCTATTTTTCTTGTTCTACGAACTTGAATTAATTCCTTTTTACTTACTAATTTCAATTTGGGGTGGTGAAAAACGAGCCTATGCTGCAATCAAGTTTTTAATTTACACTGCTGTATCTGGTGCGTTGATTTTAGCCGCATTCTTGGGTATGGTTTGGCTTACTGGTGCTTCCAGTTTTGCTTACGATACCCTGACAACGCAAAATTTATCTGCAACACTACAAGTTATACTTTTAGCAGGTATCATCCTCGGTTTTGGCATCAAGATTCCTTTAGTTCCGTTCCACACTTGGCTACCCGATGCTTACGTCGAAGCTTCTGCACCAATTGCGATTCTGCTTGGTGGAGTCTTAGCAAAGTTGGGAACCTATGGCATTTTACGCTTTGGTATGGGTTTGTTTCCCGAAGCTTGGGCAACTCTCGCACCAACGCTAGCGATTTGGGGTGCAGTAAGTGCTATTTATGGGGCATTAGCTGCGATCGCCCAAAAAGACATCAAGCGCATGGTAGCCTTTAGTTCAATCGGTCATATGGGCTACATACTATTAGCTGCGGCGGCTAGCACTCCTTTAGCGCTTGTCGGTGCTGTATCTCAAATGGTTAGCCACGGCATCATCCTAGCGTTTTTGTTCCATTTAGTCGGAGTCGTAGAAACTAAAGTCGGTACTCGTGAGTTAGATAAGCTGAATGGATTAATGAGTCCAATTCGTGGTTTACCAATCATCAGCGCCCTCCTCGTTTTAGGTGGTATGGCTAGCGCGGGTATTCCTGGAATGACAGGATTTATTGCCGAATTTATTGTATTTCAGGGAAGTTTCTCGGCTTTTCCCATCCAAACAATTTTGTGTGTTGTCGCGACAGGTTTAACCGCAGTTTACTTTGTGATTCTGCTCAATCGCACCTGTTTCGGAAAACTAGACAACAATCTCGCTTACTATCCCAAAGTATTTTGGTCTGAAAAAATCCCAGCTTTCATTTTGGCAGGTTTAATTATCTTTTTGGGAGTACAACCAACTTGGTTAGTGCGTTGGAGTGAACCAACCACAACTGCAATGGTAGCAACGATTCCTGGATCAGAAAAAGATGTAACACCGCAAATAGCACTTAAATGA
- a CDS encoding type II toxin-antitoxin system HicA family toxin has protein sequence MTRIRRMSADQVERILQRYGFELVSQKGSHRKWRNVAEVQVIVPSHKGKDLPIGTLRNIMTTANIPESEWKTQ, from the coding sequence ATGACTCGCATCCGACGGATGAGTGCTGATCAAGTTGAGCGTATTCTACAACGCTATGGCTTTGAATTAGTCTCACAAAAAGGCAGTCATCGTAAATGGCGCAATGTAGCAGAAGTTCAGGTAATCGTACCTTCTCATAAAGGTAAGGACTTACCGATTGGCACACTCCGAAACATTATGACTACTGCGAATATTCCAGAAAGCGAATGGAAAACGCAGTAG
- a CDS encoding NAD(P)H-quinone oxidoreductase subunit F — protein MEFLIQSVWVVPCYALIGGLLAVPWSPGILRRTGPRPAGYVNFIMTFLAFLHSLLSLPATWHQPPQQIFIPWLNTAGLDLTIAIEVSSVSVAALVVITGINLLAQVYGFGYMEMDWGWARFYSLLGLFEAGLCALALCNSLFFSYVILEILTLGTYLLVGLWFSQPLVVTGARDAFLTKRVGDLFLLMGVLALLPLAGTWNFTELAEWAATANVDPTAIALIGLALIAGPMGKCAQFPLHLWLDEAMEGPVPSTILRNSVVVASGAWVLIKLQPVLALSPIVMSALVGIGAVTAVGGSLIAIAQIDIKRCLSYSVSAYMGLVFIAVGTQQSEAALLLVLTHAVASALLVMSTGAIVWNSITQDVTQLGGLWSRRPVSGIAFIVGTLGLIGFPPLGSFWALLELASALWETQPWLVGLIIVVNALTAFSLTREFSLVFGGKPRQMSERSPEVHWPMALPMIVLLAFTLHLPLVLQSLALLPSWELLNKDVALLLIWSSIFGCSIGGVVYLGNVISKPVRLPWKGLQDLIAYDFYTPNLYRLSIVFSVDVISKITDIVDRFVVDGIVNLVGLISIFGGEGLKYSTSGQTQFYAFTVLLGVGLFGVLVSWQFWGDQFLNLMYSYISLILSF, from the coding sequence ATGGAATTTCTCATCCAGAGTGTCTGGGTTGTACCTTGCTATGCCTTAATTGGCGGACTTTTGGCTGTACCTTGGTCGCCGGGAATATTGCGGCGTACGGGACCAAGACCCGCAGGATATGTCAATTTTATAATGACATTTCTGGCATTTTTACATAGCTTACTTAGCTTGCCAGCAACTTGGCATCAACCACCCCAACAAATATTTATTCCTTGGTTGAATACTGCGGGTTTAGACCTGACGATTGCAATAGAAGTATCTTCGGTTAGCGTTGCCGCACTTGTTGTCATTACGGGGATAAATTTGTTAGCACAAGTTTACGGATTTGGCTACATGGAAATGGACTGGGGTTGGGCAAGGTTTTATTCCCTACTCGGTTTATTTGAAGCTGGATTATGCGCGCTGGCATTGTGCAACTCGTTGTTTTTCAGCTATGTGATTTTAGAAATCCTCACGTTAGGAACTTATCTTTTAGTGGGGTTGTGGTTCAGCCAACCGTTGGTAGTTACAGGTGCAAGAGATGCATTCTTAACCAAGCGCGTCGGTGACTTGTTTCTGTTGATGGGAGTGTTGGCACTGTTACCACTAGCAGGAACTTGGAACTTTACCGAACTTGCAGAGTGGGCGGCGACCGCAAACGTCGATCCGACAGCGATCGCACTCATCGGTTTAGCCTTAATTGCCGGTCCAATGGGTAAATGTGCCCAGTTTCCTTTGCATCTGTGGTTGGATGAAGCGATGGAAGGACCCGTTCCTAGCACAATCTTGCGGAATTCAGTCGTTGTTGCTAGTGGTGCTTGGGTATTAATTAAATTGCAACCTGTGTTGGCATTATCTCCGATTGTCATGTCTGCATTGGTGGGGATTGGTGCGGTTACTGCGGTTGGTGGTTCTTTAATTGCGATCGCTCAAATCGATATCAAACGCTGCCTATCGTATTCTGTTAGTGCCTACATGGGCTTGGTATTTATTGCAGTTGGTACGCAACAAAGTGAAGCTGCATTGTTATTGGTACTGACTCATGCTGTAGCGTCAGCCTTGTTAGTCATGAGTACGGGTGCAATTGTATGGAATAGCATTACCCAAGATGTAACGCAACTTGGTGGATTGTGGTCGCGTCGTCCGGTATCCGGTATCGCCTTTATTGTGGGTACGTTAGGGTTAATTGGCTTTCCGCCGTTAGGTAGCTTTTGGGCATTACTTGAACTTGCTTCAGCACTGTGGGAAACGCAACCTTGGTTAGTGGGATTAATTATCGTCGTAAATGCTTTAACCGCGTTTAGTTTAACCAGAGAGTTTAGTTTAGTGTTTGGTGGTAAGCCCAGGCAAATGAGTGAGCGATCGCCAGAAGTTCATTGGCCTATGGCATTACCTATGATTGTTTTACTCGCTTTCACATTACATCTTCCCTTAGTGTTGCAAAGCTTAGCGCTATTACCTAGTTGGGAACTACTCAATAAAGATGTTGCTTTACTATTAATTTGGTCTAGTATCTTTGGCTGTAGCATTGGTGGTGTTGTTTACCTGGGCAATGTAATTTCTAAACCAGTGCGTCTACCTTGGAAAGGTTTGCAAGACCTCATTGCTTATGATTTTTATACGCCAAACTTGTACCGTCTCAGCATTGTTTTTAGTGTCGATGTGATTTCCAAAATCACCGATATTGTTGACCGCTTTGTTGTCGATGGTATTGTCAACCTAGTTGGTTTGATTTCAATCTTTGGTGGAGAAGGATTAAAGTATAGCACTTCTGGACAAACACAATTTTACGCTTTTACTGTATTACTAGGTGTAGGTTTATTTGGAGTTTTGGTGAGTTGGCAATTTTGGGGAGATCAGTTTTTGAATTTGATGTATTCATATATTTCCTTAATTCTCAGTTTTTGA
- a CDS encoding nucleotidyltransferase family protein: protein MTAAIQTIISERLQASPSQIADYCQRWKIVEFALFGSVLRDNFRLDSDIDILITLAPNHGWSLFDWLDMQQELETMFQRKVDLVDKRGLKNPYRRSEILKTHEVIYASNRDAVAFRNFTSAI from the coding sequence ATGACTGCAGCAATCCAAACTATAATTAGTGAGCGTCTTCAGGCTTCGCCATCACAAATTGCCGATTATTGCCAGCGATGGAAAATTGTTGAGTTTGCTCTGTTTGGCTCAGTTTTACGCGATAACTTTCGACTTGATAGCGATATTGATATTTTAATCACACTTGCTCCTAATCACGGTTGGAGTTTGTTTGACTGGCTGGATATGCAGCAAGAACTTGAAACTATGTTCCAACGAAAAGTTGATCTAGTAGATAAACGCGGATTAAAAAATCCCTATCGTAGATCTGAGATCTTAAAAACTCACGAGGTGATTTATGCAAGCAACCGTGATGCTGTCGCATTCAGAAATTTCACCTCTGCTATCTGA